A stretch of DNA from Streptomyces sp. NBC_01197:
GCCGGGAGACCCTGTGTGACACCGCGGCCCGGCCGCACCCGTACGAGTGGATACGGGTGCGGCCGGGCCGCGTGCTGTCCGCGCACCCCGGCCCCGAGTCCCTACGGTGCCCAGTGACCTATCGGCTCCCCGGCCCGTTTTCCGGTGCGGGGACCGACATCAGATCTGAACCGAGGTGTGCTCGCAGTGGCCCCACCGGACAACGACGTGCTCTGGGCGCGCTCCGCGCACTACTCACACAGCGGCTCGCCCGCCATCACGGGTGTCTCGCTCGGGGTGCGCGAGGCGGAGATCCTCGCGGTGCTCGGCCCGCGCGGCAGCGGCAAGACCACACTGCTGCGCTGCCTCTCGGGCCAGCTCGTACCGCAGCAGGGCGAGGTCTGGTTCAACAGCAGTCCCGTGCACACCCTGGGCCGGGTGGCGCGCGAGCGGCTGCGGCTGACCCGGTTCGGCTGGATCGACCCCGAACCCCGGCTCGTGGCCGAGCTGACGGCCTGGGAGAACACGGCCCTGCCGCTGCTGCTGAACGGCGCTTCGCACCGCGCCGCGAAGCACACGGCCGTCCAGTGGCTGGAGCGCCTCGACCTGGGGACATGCGCCGGCAAGCGCCCGCACGCCCTGCTCCAGGCACAGCGGCAGCGGGTGGCCGTCGCCCGCGCGCTGGCCGCCGGTCCCTCGGTGCTCTTCGCCGACGAGCCCACGGCCGTCCTGCACGGCGCGGACGGCACCCAGCTGCTGCGCACGCTCATCACCGCGGCCCGTTCACACGGGATCACCGCGGTGCTCGCCACCCATGACCCCGAGGTCGCCGCCTGCGCCGACCGCACGGTTCTGCTCCGGGACGGCCGCCGCACCGCCTCCCTCAGCGGCACGGGCCCGGCCAGTGACGAGGGGCGCGACGCGTGCTCGCTCTCCGTCTAGCCCGCGGCTCCGGCCCCCTCGTCCTGCTGCGGAGACTGCTGGTCGCGGCGGCCTCGGCCGGTGTCGGGATCCTGCTGCTGTGTGGGCTCGGTTACGCGGTGGGGCACCCGGCGCGGCCGGCCGGCGCCGGGCTGCGGCTGCTCTGGTGCCTGATCCCGCTGGCGGCGACGGTGCGTCTCGCGGCGGCGGTGGCCCGTACCGATCCGAGCATCCGCCCGAGCCAAGGGGCCACGGCGGCGGGGCTCGGCCCGGCCGGGCGCGCCGTACTCTCGGCGGTGTCCGCCGCGCTCACCTGTGCGCTGGGCAGCGGGTTGGCGCTGCTGTTCTTCCTCCATCTGCGGAACGGCGCCGCCGCCCGGCTGCCGGGGGCCGGCAGCCCGCTGCCGATGCCGGCGGCTCTGCTCCTGCTGGCGTCGGCCCCGGTGGCCGCCGCCGTGAGCAGCGCCTGGGCCGTGCGGCAGCGCAGACCCGTCCCGGAGGACGCCACCCCGAGGGGGCTGATCCGGGGCGTGGCACTGGTCGCGGCGGGGCTCGCGGCCGAGGCGTACGGAGGCAGCCGGGCCGGGGGCGCGGCGCTGCCGGTGCACGGCCGTTTCGGCGGCGGCGCGACGGTCGTGGCGGCCGGCTGGTCCCTGACCGCGCTGGGGCTCGCGGTCGTCGGCCCCGCCCTGACCCATGGGTGCGGGCTGCTCCTGCAGTGCGTACGGCCGGGGGTGGTGCGCCTTCTCGCGGGCCGGGTGCTGCAGGCGGAAGCCCACCGGATCGGCCGGCCGCTCGGCGTGTGCTGCGCGGTGGCCTCGGGAATCGTCGCCGCTTCCGTGCTGCACGGTGCGGGCACCCGGCTCGCCGGTCCGCTGACCGCGCTGGGCGCCGCACTCGTCGTGGCCTGCTCGGCCGCCACTCTGCTCAGCGCCGCCGTCGAGGCACGTCAGGACCGCGCGCCCACCACGGCGGCCCTGCTGCGCGGGTTCGCCCCCGCGGGGGTGCTGCGGTCGGCCGCCGTGCTGCGCGCGGCCACCCTGCTGTCGGTGTTCGCCGGGGTGACCTGGGCGGTCGCGGTGCTCGCCGCGGCGCCGCTGCCCCGGTGAATAACGCCACTGTCCCGGTGCAGTGCGACGCTCCGGTCCCCGTGAAAGACGCCCTGTCCCCGTGAAAGGGGAAAAGGGCCGCCCCCTACGATGACCGGATGCCCACCACACCCGAGCGTGACCGCGAGATCGAGACCCTGGACGCGTTCGACCGGGCCGTTGCCCGGGGTCCGCTCGGCGGATACCGCGTCCAGGCCGTCGACCTGACGGACCGCACCGACGCACTGCTCTCCGCGGACACATCGGGCGCCGTCTTCCTGGGCTGCCCCATGCACCCCGAGGCCGAGTCCGCGGTGGGCGCGGCGGGCGCACTCGTCTTCCCGCCGGTCCCCGGCCTGCCGTTCGCCCCGTACCGCGGGCTGCTGTACTCGGCGGACGAGCTGTTCGAAGGCCTGGCGGACGGTCGTTACGAGGACACCCCCGACGCCCGCGCGTACGCCTGGTTCCAGCGGACCGCGAACAACGGCGACATCTTCGCGTCGATGCTGCGCTCCATCCACGACGACGCGATCTCGGACGCGCTCGACGAACACCTCGACAGCGCACGGGTGGTGGGCGTGATGGGCGGCCACGCCATGGCCCGCGGCACGGCGGAGTACGCGGGGGCGGCGCGGCTGGGCCGTACGCTCGCCCGCACCGGCCTGACCGTCGCCACCGGCGGCGGCCCCGGTGCCATGGAGGCCGCCAACCTCGGTGCGTACGCCGCGCCCTTCCGCGACGGAATGCTGGACGAGGCGCTCGGACTCCTCGGCAAGGCGCCGTCGTTCAGCCCCTCCGTCTCCGAGTGGGCGAGCGCGGCCTTCGAGGTGCGGGGCCGCTGGCCGGACGGCGGGGACTCGGTCGGTATCCCCACCTGGTTCTACGGCCATGAGCCGCCGAACGCCTTCGCCGGGCACATCGCCAAGTACTTCGCCAACGCCACCCGCGAGGACGGACTGCTGGCCCGCTCGACCGCGGGTGTCGTCTTCCTGCCCGGCGCGGCCGGGACCGTCCAGGAGGTCTTCGACAACGCGACCCCGAACTACTACAGCTCGTACGGCGAACCGTCCCCGATGGTCCTGGTGGACCGCGCCCACTGGACCGAGGAACTGCCGGCCTGGCCGCTGCTCCAGGCGCTGGCGAAGGGCCGGGCGATGGAGTCCCGTATCGCACTGGTCGACACGGTGGACGAGGCGCCCGAAGCACTGGCCCGGATGGTCTTCTGACGCCGGGCAGGCGGATGCCCGGGAAGCGCCCTCACCCCTGCGCGGCCAGCAGCACCACGTCGGCCGCCTCGAAGACCGCGCCCACCGTCTCGCCCACACCGGGCGCCGTCAGCAGCGGGCACTCGGCCTCCAGCTGCGGTCCGTGCTCCGGGCTGAGGAGTACGGCCACGTGGCTGCCCCGGAACGTGCGCGCCTCCACCGTGCAGCGCAGCCCCTCCTGCGGCGCGGCGAGCCGCACTCCGGCGGGCCGCACAAGGAGCCTGCCCTCCCCCTGCGTCGAGCCATCCGGCACCGGGATCTTGCCCCAGGGGGTGTCGGCCGCCCGGCCGGTGACTGTCGCGGCCACCACGTTGTCGAAGCCGAGGAACCGCGCGACGAACTCCGAAGCCGGCCGCTGCCAGACCTCCAGCGGCGTTCCGGCCTGGGCGATCCGGCCGTCCCGCATCACCACGACCCGGTCGGCCAGTGCGAAGGCCTCGCCCTGGTCGTGGGTGACGGCGAGCACGGTCGTACCCAGCCGGCCGAAGAGCTGCCGCAGTTCGACGACGAGGCGCTCGCGCAGGCTGCGGTCGAGCTGGCCGAGCGGCTCGTCGAGCATCAGCAGTTTGGGGCGCGGGGCCAGCGCCCGGGCCAGGGCTACGCGCTGCTGTTCTCCGCCGGAGAGCACCCCCACCGCACGCCTCCCGGCGCCGGGCAGGCCGACCAGGTTCAGCAACTCCTCGACCCGGCCGACCTGTTCGGCCCGGGGCACGGAGCGCATCCGCAGTCCGAAGGCCACATTGCCCGCGACGTCACGCTGCGGAAAGAGCTGGTGGTCCTGGAACATCAGGCCGACACCGCGCCGGTGCACCGGCACCCCGCTCTGCTCCGCCCCGTCCAGCAGTACCCGCCCGGCGGACGCGGGCTGCAGACCCGCCACCACCCGCAGCAGCGTCGACTTGCCGCTGCCGCTGGGGCCGAGCACACAGACCGTCTCGTGCTCCGCGACCGTCAGATCCACCGCGTCCAGCGCCACCCGCTGCCCGAAGCGGACCGTCACACCGTCCAGTTGCAGCATCAGAACTCCCCAGAGCGCTCGGTACGAATGCGTTCGAGCACCAGCAGCGACACGGCGCACACCAGCATCAGGATCGTGGACAGCGCCATCGCCTGCCCGTAGTTGAGCTCACCGGCCCGCCCCAGCAGCCGTGCCACCGCGACCGGCAGCGTCGGGTTGTCCGGCCTGGCGATGAAGGCCGTCGCCCCGAACTCCCCCAGCGACACGGCGAACGCGAACCCGGCGGCGACCAGCAGCGCCCGGCGCACCATCGGCAGGTCCACCTCGCGCCAGGCCCGCAGCGGCGATGCGCCGAGGACCGCGGCGGCCTCCCGCAGCCGCCCGTCCACCGCGCGCAGCACCGGCAGCATCGTCCGTACGACGAACGGCACGCCCACCAGCGCCTGGGCGAGCGGCACCAGGATCCAGGACGACCGCAGATCCAGCGGCGGCTTGTCGAGGGTGATCAGGAACCCGAAGCCGACGGTGACCGCGGACACCCCGAGGGGGAGCATCAGCAGAGCGTCGAACCCGCGCACCAGCCGCCCGGCCCGCCGGGTGAGCGCCGCGGCCGCGAGTCCGCCGACGGCCAGCGCGATCCCGGTCGCGGCCAGGGCGTACCGCACGGAGTTCCAGATCGCGGCGACCGGCGGGACCAGGAACGTACCGCCGCCGGCCCCCTGCGACTGGAGCGCCCGGTAGAACGTGAAGCCGTATCCCCCGGGGCCGTCCAGCGAACGCGCGACCAGGACCCCGAGGGGCAGCAGGATCAGTACGGTGATCACCGCGAGCACCCCGCCGACCAGCGTCCACTGCGCCGCGCCCCGCGGACGGCGTGCCGTCTGCGCCGGGTCCACCAGGCTCAGCGCGGTCTCCCGGCGCCGTACGGTCCAGGCGTGCAGCGCCAGGATCGCTCCTACCGCTGCGAACTGCACCAGCGTCAGCACGGCCGCGGTCGGCAGGTCCAGCAGTTCGGCGGTCTCCCGGTAGATCTCCACCTCCAGCGTGGAGAAGGTGGGTCCGCCGAGGATCTGCACCACGCCGAAGGAGGTGAAGGTGAAGAGGAAGACCATCAGCGCCGCGGCGGCCACCGCGGGCGTCAGCGCGGGCAGGGTCACTCGCCGCCAGGCGGCGAACCGGGAGGCGCCGAGCACCCGGGCGGCCTCCTCCTGACGCGGGTCGAGCTGCGCCCAGAGGCCGCCCACGGTCCGTACGACCACCGCGTAGTTGAAGAAGACATGCGCGAGCAGGATCGCCCAGACCGTGGTGTCCAGGCGTACGCCCCACAGCTGGTCGAGCAGCCCGCCGCGGCCGAGCAGCGCGAGGAAGGCGGTCCCGACGACGACGGTGGGCAGCACGAAGGGCACCGTCGCCACCGCGTGCAGCAGCTGCTTGCACGGGAAATCGAACCGGGCGAAGACATACGCGCCCGGGAGCGCGATGAGCAGCGTCAGGCCGGTCGACGCGCACGCCTGCCAGCTGGTGAACCACAGGATGTGCAGGATGTCGGGCCGGCTCAGCACGTCGCCGATCCGCCCGAACTGCCAGCTGCCGTCCGCCTTGAGACCACGGCCGACAATGGCCGTCACCGGGTACGCGAAGAAGACCGCGAAGAACGCGAAGGGCACCGCCATCAGCGCGAGCCGCACCGCCGTCCGGCGCCGGGCCGCCCCGGCCGCGGACGGCGGGCCGACCTGCACCGCGGGCACCATCCCGGCCTGCTCGGGCGCTACTTCAGGACGATCGAGGACCACGACTTGACCCACTGATCACGGTTCTTGGCGATCGTGCCGGGCGCGACGGTCTCGGGCGCGGTGACCTTCGCGCCGAACTCCGTGAACACCGCGGGCTCCTTCGCGCCCTTGACCACCGGGTCCACGAACATGTTGAGCGGCATGTCCTCCTGGAACTTCTTGCTGATCAGGAAGTCGATCAGGGCCTTGCCGCCCGCCTCGTTCCTCGCTCCGTCCAGCAGCCCGGCGAACTCGATCTGCCGGAAGCAGGTGGAGGTGGCGACGCCGGTCGGGGCGGTCTTCGGCTGCGGCTTGGCGTACAGCACCTCGGCGGGCGGGCTCGACGCGTACGAGACGACGAGCGGCCGGTCGCCCTTGGCCTTCTTGCCACCTGCCGAGCCGGAGAAGTCGTTGTTGTACGCCTGCTCCCAGCCGTCGTCGACCTTGACGCCGTTGGCTTTGAGCTTCTTCCAGTACGCCTGCCAGCCGTCGCTGCCGTATTTCGCGACCGTGCCGAGCATGAAGCCGAGGCCGGGTGAGGAGGTGGCCACGTTCTCGGTGACCAGCAGGTTCTTGTACTGCGGCTTGATCAGGTCGTCGAAGCTACGGGGCGGGGCGATCTTGTGGTCCGCGAAGTACTTCTTGTCGTAGTTGACGCAGAGATCGCCGCTGTCTATGGGGGTGACCCGGTGCTTCGCCGCGTCGAGCTGTACCCCGGAGTCGACCTGGTCCAGGCCCTTCGCCTGGTACGGCGTGAAGAGTTCGTTGTCGAGCGCCCGCGACAGCAGGGTGTTGTCCACGCCGAAGAAGACGTCGCCGCGCGGGGAGCCCTTGCTGAGGATCTCCTGGTTGAGCGCGGCGCCGGCGTCCCCGCTCTTGAGGACGTGGACGGTGTAGCCGGTTTCCTTCGTGAACTCCTTGAGCACGGCCGGAGAGGCGGCGAACGAGTCGTGGCTGACCAGCGTCACGACCTTGGAGTTCTTGGCACCCGAACCGGAGTCGCCGGAACCTCCGCAGGCGGCGAGCGTCGAGACGCCCAGCGCGGCCGCCAGCGCGGTGACGGCCAGCTTCCTGGTGGGCAGCGTTCTGCCGGACGTACGCGCTCGCTTGGTGGTGCTCACTGATTCCTCCTGGGATGGACATCCAGGAAGAGACGCGGCCCTGCCCGCGGGAGAGCGGGCAGGGCTGAACAGCTTGAGTAGAGACCGAACTTCCTACCCGGAATGACCCGGGCAAGGTCCAGAGGGTCTGCGGCATGGCCGCACTCTCAGCGCTGTGGCGCTCCCCTGTCGGAATATGAAAATGTGCGGCCCACGTTACACGGGCCCTACCTCTGTGACACGGGCCCTACCGCTCAGCGGCCGCCAGCTGCCCGCAC
This window harbors:
- a CDS encoding ABC transporter ATP-binding protein, translating into MAPPDNDVLWARSAHYSHSGSPAITGVSLGVREAEILAVLGPRGSGKTTLLRCLSGQLVPQQGEVWFNSSPVHTLGRVARERLRLTRFGWIDPEPRLVAELTAWENTALPLLLNGASHRAAKHTAVQWLERLDLGTCAGKRPHALLQAQRQRVAVARALAAGPSVLFADEPTAVLHGADGTQLLRTLITAARSHGITAVLATHDPEVAACADRTVLLRDGRRTASLSGTGPASDEGRDACSLSV
- a CDS encoding LOG family protein, with the protein product MPTTPERDREIETLDAFDRAVARGPLGGYRVQAVDLTDRTDALLSADTSGAVFLGCPMHPEAESAVGAAGALVFPPVPGLPFAPYRGLLYSADELFEGLADGRYEDTPDARAYAWFQRTANNGDIFASMLRSIHDDAISDALDEHLDSARVVGVMGGHAMARGTAEYAGAARLGRTLARTGLTVATGGGPGAMEAANLGAYAAPFRDGMLDEALGLLGKAPSFSPSVSEWASAAFEVRGRWPDGGDSVGIPTWFYGHEPPNAFAGHIAKYFANATREDGLLARSTAGVVFLPGAAGTVQEVFDNATPNYYSSYGEPSPMVLVDRAHWTEELPAWPLLQALAKGRAMESRIALVDTVDEAPEALARMVF
- a CDS encoding ABC transporter ATP-binding protein, giving the protein MLQLDGVTVRFGQRVALDAVDLTVAEHETVCVLGPSGSGKSTLLRVVAGLQPASAGRVLLDGAEQSGVPVHRRGVGLMFQDHQLFPQRDVAGNVAFGLRMRSVPRAEQVGRVEELLNLVGLPGAGRRAVGVLSGGEQQRVALARALAPRPKLLMLDEPLGQLDRSLRERLVVELRQLFGRLGTTVLAVTHDQGEAFALADRVVVMRDGRIAQAGTPLEVWQRPASEFVARFLGFDNVVAATVTGRAADTPWGKIPVPDGSTQGEGRLLVRPAGVRLAAPQEGLRCTVEARTFRGSHVAVLLSPEHGPQLEAECPLLTAPGVGETVGAVFEAADVVLLAAQG
- a CDS encoding ABC transporter permease; the protein is MAVPFAFFAVFFAYPVTAIVGRGLKADGSWQFGRIGDVLSRPDILHILWFTSWQACASTGLTLLIALPGAYVFARFDFPCKQLLHAVATVPFVLPTVVVGTAFLALLGRGGLLDQLWGVRLDTTVWAILLAHVFFNYAVVVRTVGGLWAQLDPRQEEAARVLGASRFAAWRRVTLPALTPAVAAAALMVFLFTFTSFGVVQILGGPTFSTLEVEIYRETAELLDLPTAAVLTLVQFAAVGAILALHAWTVRRRETALSLVDPAQTARRPRGAAQWTLVGGVLAVITVLILLPLGVLVARSLDGPGGYGFTFYRALQSQGAGGGTFLVPPVAAIWNSVRYALAATGIALAVGGLAAAALTRRAGRLVRGFDALLMLPLGVSAVTVGFGFLITLDKPPLDLRSSWILVPLAQALVGVPFVVRTMLPVLRAVDGRLREAAAVLGASPLRAWREVDLPMVRRALLVAAGFAFAVSLGEFGATAFIARPDNPTLPVAVARLLGRAGELNYGQAMALSTILMLVCAVSLLVLERIRTERSGEF
- a CDS encoding thiamine ABC transporter substrate-binding protein — its product is MSTTKRARTSGRTLPTRKLAVTALAAALGVSTLAACGGSGDSGSGAKNSKVVTLVSHDSFAASPAVLKEFTKETGYTVHVLKSGDAGAALNQEILSKGSPRGDVFFGVDNTLLSRALDNELFTPYQAKGLDQVDSGVQLDAAKHRVTPIDSGDLCVNYDKKYFADHKIAPPRSFDDLIKPQYKNLLVTENVATSSPGLGFMLGTVAKYGSDGWQAYWKKLKANGVKVDDGWEQAYNNDFSGSAGGKKAKGDRPLVVSYASSPPAEVLYAKPQPKTAPTGVATSTCFRQIEFAGLLDGARNEAGGKALIDFLISKKFQEDMPLNMFVDPVVKGAKEPAVFTEFGAKVTAPETVAPGTIAKNRDQWVKSWSSIVLK